In the Bacillus amyloliquefaciens DSM 7 = ATCC 23350 genome, AGCTCCCGGGCAAGAACGCGCCTCACCGCAAGGCTTGCCGAGAAGTATTCTTTGTCTTGAACCATGCCTTTAACGGTAAATTCAATGCCTCTCGTCAATTTGTTCAGGCTCATGATTCCATGCACTTGAAACGGCTCCGCCGCATTTAGAAATTCATCCCGTTTCAGTGAATCGCGAAGTTCATCATTGAGCATGTCACAGGCTTTTTCTAAGATGGCATATACCCGCTCGGGGTCTTCCTTATAGCTGATCACGACAGACTCGGTAATCCGCATAAAATCAATGTTATAGTTCTGAAGCTGTCTGACCTCACCATTTGAAATGGTAAGCAGCTTGCCGGAGAACTCACGGATCTGCAAGGAACGGAGTCCGATTTCTTCAACTGTGCCGTTGAACAGATTATTAATCGTCACGTAATCGCCTTTATGCAGCTGGCGTTCGTATATTAAAAATACACCGGCCAAAATGTCCTTGATTAAAGACTGGGCTCCGAAACCGATGACGATACCGGCAACCCCCGCCCCGGCTAAAATTCGCCCGAAATCATGAACAAATAATGAAATGACGTAAAAGATAAAACCGATCGTCGCCGTATACTGGGTGATGGACCGGACGAGGCTTTCGATTGTCTTTCCTTTCCGTTCCTCCAGGAAATCAGTGCGTTTAAATAACACCTGTACAAAGCGGTTGATCAGAAAAACACCGGCGTAAAGCACGAGAGCGACGATGATGATCTCAACCACTTTGCTTTTAAAAATATCTGTAATTGTCATTTCCATCTACTGTTAACCTCTGGCTTTGCGTAATGAAAAATCTGTCTCCTGATAATAACTGTTTTTGACAAGGACGTTTGGGCCGAGGCACCGCACGTTTGAGCAGCGGCAGTTCAGCTCTTTGCTCAGCTTCGTCTGTCTCCACTTGTCATACGCTTCAGGAAGGCTGTCTGTTTTAATATTGCCGAGCGGCGGTGTATCGCCGAAATCCGTCACAATGATATTTCCGTCAAAAATGTTGACATTCAGGCGTGAGCGGCCGTCAGGGTCGTTTCGCACCGTAACGTTTTTCGCTTCCCGCAGGCGGCGGAGCAGCTTCTGGTCTTCTTCATCAGGGCTGCATGCGTAAAACGGCAGCGTGCCGAACAGCATCCATGTCTCTTCATCGCGAATGTCGAGCAGATGATGAATGGCCTGTCTCATGTCTTTCAGGCTCAGTGATTCAAGCGCGCTGGCGAAATCACTCGGATACATCGGATGGACTTCGTGCCGCTGGCATTTCATTTCTTCCGTAATCTGTCGGTGAATATGTTCGATATGCGGCAGCGTGCGCTTGTTCAGCATCGTCTCCGCCGAAACCATGACGCCTGCCTCAACCAGCGTGCGGCTGTTTTCAATCATTTTGTCAAAATAGCGCGCCCGCTGTTCAAATGTCGGTTTCTTCTCCATCATCGCAAATCCGATGTCGGCAAAGTCCTCGACCGTTCCCCAGGTTCAAATGTCGGTTTCTTCTCCATCATCGCAAATCCGATGTCGGCAAAGTCCTCGACCGTTCCCCAGTTGTGGGAAATGTGAAGGACGTCCAAATAAGGAATAATCCGTTCATAGCGCCCGATATCAAGCGTCAGGTTTGAATTGATCTGTGTGCGCACACCGCGTTCATGCGCATATTTCAAAAGCGGGACGACATATTCCTTTACCGATTTCAGCGAAAGCATCGGTTCGCCGCCCGTAATGCTGATGGAGCGTAACAGAGGAATTTCTTCGAGCCGCTTTAATAAAAGGTCGATCGGCAGCGCATTCGGGTCTTTCGGCTGAAGCGTGTATCCGACAGCGCAATGCTCGCATCTCATATTACACAAGGTC is a window encoding:
- a CDS encoding mechanosensitive ion channel family protein, whose protein sequence is MEMTITDIFKSKVVEIIIVALVLYAGVFLINRFVQVLFKRTDFLEERKGKTIESLVRSITQYTATIGFIFYVISLFVHDFGRILAGAGVAGIVIGFGAQSLIKDILAGVFLIYERQLHKGDYVTINNLFNGTVEEIGLRSLQIREFSGKLLTISNGEVRQLQNYNIDFMRITESVVISYKEDPERVYAILEKACDMLNDELRDSLKRDEFLNAAEPFQVHGIMSLNKLTRGIEFTVKGMVQDKEYFSASLAVRRVLARELYNNNVQLLEEMYYTEKS